One segment of Enterobacter ludwigii DNA contains the following:
- the tdcC gene encoding threonine/serine transporter TdcC, with the protein MSNTESIIVGQTKTSSWRKSDTTWTLGLFGTAIGAGVLFFPIRAGFGGLIPILLMLVLAFPIAFYCHRALARLCLSGSNVSGNITETVEEHFGKTGGVVITFLYFFAICPLLWIYGVTITNTFMTFWENQLQLPALNRGVVALFLLLLMAFVIWFGKDLMVKVMSFLVFPFIASLVLISLSLIPYWNSSVIDQVNLSDIAFTGHDGILVTVWLGISIMVFSFNFSPIVSSFVVSKREEYEPEFGKAFTEQKCSKIIGRASLLMVAVVMFFAFSCLFTLSPQNMADAKAQNIPVLSYLANHFATMSGTKSTFATVLEYGASIIALVAIFKSFFGHYLGTLEGLNGLILKFGYKGDKKKVSVGKLNTISMVFIMGSTWVVAYANPNILDLIEAMGAPIIASLLCLLPMYAIRKAPAMAKYKGRPENIFVTVVGLLTILNIVYKLF; encoded by the coding sequence ATGAGCAACACAGAAAGCATTATCGTTGGCCAGACAAAAACGTCCTCCTGGCGTAAGTCTGATACCACCTGGACGCTTGGCCTGTTTGGAACCGCCATTGGCGCAGGTGTGCTGTTCTTCCCGATTCGCGCAGGCTTCGGCGGCTTGATTCCTATCCTGCTGATGCTGGTTCTCGCTTTCCCGATTGCGTTTTATTGCCACCGGGCGCTGGCACGCCTGTGTCTGTCCGGCAGTAACGTGTCTGGCAACATCACCGAAACGGTGGAAGAGCATTTTGGTAAGACCGGTGGGGTGGTGATTACGTTCCTCTACTTCTTCGCCATTTGCCCGCTGCTGTGGATTTACGGCGTCACCATTACGAACACCTTTATGACCTTCTGGGAAAACCAGCTCCAGCTGCCCGCGCTTAACCGCGGCGTGGTGGCGCTGTTCCTGCTGCTGCTGATGGCCTTTGTTATCTGGTTTGGTAAAGACCTGATGGTGAAGGTGATGAGCTTCCTGGTGTTCCCGTTTATCGCCAGCCTGGTGCTGATTTCCCTGTCGCTGATCCCTTACTGGAACTCGTCGGTGATTGACCAGGTCAATCTGAGCGATATTGCGTTTACCGGGCATGACGGCATTCTGGTGACGGTCTGGCTGGGGATCTCCATCATGGTCTTCTCCTTCAACTTCTCGCCCATCGTCTCCTCGTTTGTGGTCTCGAAACGTGAAGAGTACGAACCCGAGTTCGGTAAAGCGTTTACCGAGCAGAAATGTTCCAAAATCATCGGTCGCGCCAGCTTGCTGATGGTCGCGGTGGTGATGTTCTTCGCCTTTAGCTGCCTGTTCACGCTCTCGCCGCAGAACATGGCCGATGCCAAAGCGCAGAATATTCCCGTGCTCTCTTACCTGGCGAACCACTTTGCGACCATGTCAGGCACTAAATCAACGTTTGCTACGGTGCTGGAATACGGTGCCTCCATCATTGCGCTGGTCGCTATCTTCAAATCCTTCTTCGGCCACTATCTGGGCACGCTGGAAGGGCTGAACGGCCTGATCCTGAAGTTCGGTTATAAAGGCGATAAGAAGAAAGTCTCCGTGGGCAAACTGAACACCATCAGCATGGTGTTCATCATGGGGTCGACCTGGGTCGTTGCCTATGCCAACCCGAACATTCTTGACCTTATCGAAGCCATGGGGGCGCCAATCATCGCCTCTCTGCTGTGCCTGTTGCCGATGTATGCCATTCGTAAAGCGCCGGCAATGGCGAAATATAAGGGCAGACCCGAAAACATCTTCGTCACGGTTGTGGGCCTGCTGACCATCCTGAACATCGTCTACAAACTGTTCTAA
- the tdcD gene encoding propionate kinase has protein sequence MIEFPVVLVINCGSSSVKFSVLDASSCDALMTGIADGINTEKAFISVNGGEPARLAHHDYEGALAAIALELEKRDLMSSVVLIGHRIAHGGDLFSESTLITEQVIEQIRQVSSLAPLHNYANLSGVEAAERLFPGIQQVAVFDTSFHQTLAPQAYLYGLPYRYFEELGVRRYGFHGTSHRYVAGQAHALLGISPEDSGLVIAHLGNGASICAVRNGESVDTSMGMTPLEGLIMGTRCGDVDFGAMAWIAQQTGQSFEDLERVVNKESGLLGISGISSDLRALEKAWHEGHQRAQLAIQTFVHRIARHIAGHAASLHRLDGVVFTGGIGENSRLIRTLVAEHLAVFGITLDEAKNALPGSAGERVITTDSSRVACAVIPTNEEKMIALDALRLGKVIPAAAYA, from the coding sequence ATGATTGAGTTTCCGGTTGTATTGGTTATTAACTGCGGATCGTCCTCTGTTAAGTTTTCAGTACTCGATGCCAGCAGCTGTGATGCCCTGATGACGGGCATTGCAGACGGGATTAACACTGAAAAAGCCTTTATTTCCGTGAACGGGGGTGAGCCAGCCAGACTGGCTCACCATGACTACGAAGGGGCGCTGGCAGCCATCGCCCTGGAGCTGGAGAAGCGTGACCTGATGAGCAGCGTGGTCCTGATTGGCCATCGTATTGCGCACGGCGGCGACCTCTTCAGCGAGTCGACCCTTATCACGGAACAGGTTATTGAGCAGATCCGTCAGGTTTCCTCGCTGGCACCGCTGCATAACTACGCCAACTTAAGCGGCGTCGAGGCAGCCGAACGCCTGTTTCCGGGCATACAGCAGGTGGCGGTGTTTGACACCAGCTTCCACCAGACGCTGGCCCCGCAGGCCTATCTGTACGGGCTGCCGTACCGCTATTTTGAAGAGCTTGGCGTGCGGCGCTATGGCTTCCACGGGACGTCCCACCGCTACGTTGCCGGGCAGGCGCATGCCTTGCTCGGGATTTCGCCTGAGGACAGCGGGCTGGTGATTGCCCATCTCGGCAACGGGGCATCCATCTGCGCGGTACGCAATGGTGAGAGCGTGGATACCTCCATGGGCATGACGCCGCTGGAAGGGCTGATCATGGGGACCCGCTGTGGCGACGTTGATTTCGGCGCCATGGCCTGGATAGCCCAACAGACCGGACAGTCATTTGAGGATCTGGAACGCGTCGTCAATAAAGAGTCCGGCCTGCTGGGGATCTCGGGAATATCCTCCGATCTGCGAGCTCTCGAAAAGGCCTGGCATGAGGGACATCAGCGGGCACAGCTGGCGATCCAGACCTTTGTTCACCGTATCGCACGGCATATTGCCGGTCACGCGGCGTCGTTACACCGCCTGGACGGTGTGGTGTTCACCGGCGGGATTGGTGAGAACTCCAGACTGATCCGCACGCTGGTGGCGGAACACCTGGCCGTCTTTGGCATCACCCTCGATGAAGCCAAAAATGCCCTGCCGGGCAGCGCAGGTGAGCGCGTGATCACCACCGATTCGTCCCGCGTGGCCTGCGCGGTGATCCCAACCAACGAAGAAAAAATGATCGCGCTGGATGCCCTCCGTCTTGGGAAGGTCATTCCGGCTGCGGCTTATGCCTGA
- the pflB gene encoding formate C-acetyltransferase produces MKVAIDTRVAPYSDAWAGFRGEEWKDTVNVRDFIQHNYTPYEGDETFLAQATPATTALWEKVMVGIRQENATHAPVDFDTNIATTITAHGPGYIDQQLETIVGLQTDKPLKRALHPYGGINMIRSSFEAYGREMDPQFEYLFTELRKTHNQGVFDVYSPEMMRCRKSGVLTGLPDGYGRGRIIGDYRRVALYGIRYLVHERERQFADLQGKLERGEDLEATIRLREELAEHKRALLQIQQMAANYGFDISRPAMNAQEAVQWVYFAYLAAVKSQNGGAMSLGRTASFLDIYIERDIEAGRLSEIQAQELVDHFIMKIRMVRFLRTPEFDTLFSGDPVWATEVIGGMGLDGRTLVTKNSFRYLHTLHTMGPAPEPNLTILWSEQLPVAFKKYAAQMSIDTSSLQYENDDLMRVDFNSDDYAIACCVSPMVIGKQMQFFGARANLAKTLLYAINGGVDEKLKIQVGPKTAPLLDEVLDYDTVMASLDHFMDWLAVQYISALNLIHYMHDKYSYEASLMALHDRDVYRTMACGIAGLSVAADSLSAIKYATVKPVRDHTGLAVDFVIEGDYPQYGNNDDRVDSIACDLVERFMKKIQALPTYRNAVPTQSILTITSNVVYGQKTGNTPDGRRGGTPFAPGANPMHGRDRKGAVASLTSVAKLPFTYAKDGISYTFSIVPQALGKDERVRKTNLVGLLDGYFHHEAAIEGGQHLNVNVMNREMLMEAIEHPENYPNLTIRVSGYAVRFNALTREQQQDVISRTFTQAL; encoded by the coding sequence ATGAAAGTAGCAATCGATACGCGCGTGGCCCCTTACAGCGACGCATGGGCCGGGTTTCGCGGTGAAGAATGGAAAGACACCGTCAACGTGCGCGATTTTATTCAGCATAACTATACCCCTTATGAAGGCGACGAAACTTTCCTCGCGCAGGCGACGCCAGCAACGACGGCGCTCTGGGAGAAGGTAATGGTGGGCATTCGTCAGGAGAATGCCACCCATGCGCCGGTGGATTTTGACACCAACATTGCCACCACCATCACGGCCCACGGACCGGGCTATATTGACCAGCAGCTGGAGACGATCGTCGGCCTGCAAACCGATAAGCCGCTCAAACGTGCGCTGCATCCGTACGGCGGGATCAATATGATCCGCAGTTCATTCGAAGCCTATGGCCGTGAGATGGATCCGCAGTTCGAATATCTCTTTACCGAACTGCGCAAAACCCATAATCAGGGGGTCTTTGACGTTTACTCCCCCGAGATGATGCGCTGTCGTAAATCAGGCGTGCTGACCGGGCTACCGGACGGCTACGGACGCGGGCGCATCATCGGCGATTACCGTCGCGTGGCGCTGTACGGCATCCGCTATCTGGTGCACGAGCGTGAGCGCCAGTTCGCGGATCTGCAGGGCAAACTCGAACGGGGTGAAGATCTGGAGGCGACGATCCGCCTGCGTGAAGAGCTGGCGGAACACAAACGCGCACTGCTGCAGATCCAGCAGATGGCAGCGAACTATGGCTTCGATATTTCTCGCCCGGCGATGAATGCGCAGGAAGCGGTACAGTGGGTTTACTTTGCCTATCTGGCCGCAGTGAAATCCCAGAACGGCGGGGCGATGTCGCTGGGACGCACGGCCTCGTTCCTGGATATTTATATCGAACGCGATATCGAGGCGGGTCGCCTGAGTGAGATCCAGGCGCAGGAACTGGTCGATCATTTCATCATGAAGATCCGCATGGTGCGCTTCCTGCGTACTCCGGAGTTCGACACGCTCTTCTCCGGCGATCCTGTCTGGGCCACCGAAGTGATTGGCGGAATGGGGCTGGATGGTCGCACGCTGGTCACCAAAAACAGCTTCCGTTACCTGCATACCCTGCACACGATGGGACCTGCACCGGAGCCAAACCTGACGATCCTGTGGTCCGAACAACTGCCCGTCGCATTCAAGAAGTACGCTGCACAGATGTCGATCGACACCTCGTCGCTGCAGTATGAGAACGACGACCTGATGCGCGTGGATTTCAACAGCGACGACTACGCCATTGCCTGCTGCGTCAGCCCGATGGTGATCGGCAAGCAAATGCAGTTCTTTGGCGCCCGCGCTAACCTGGCGAAAACGCTGCTGTATGCGATCAACGGCGGGGTGGATGAGAAGCTGAAGATCCAGGTCGGGCCGAAAACCGCGCCGCTGCTGGATGAGGTGCTGGATTACGACACCGTGATGGCGAGCCTGGATCACTTTATGGACTGGCTGGCGGTGCAGTACATTAGCGCGCTGAATCTCATTCATTACATGCACGATAAGTACAGCTACGAAGCCTCGCTGATGGCGCTGCACGACCGGGACGTTTACCGCACCATGGCCTGCGGTATCGCCGGGCTGTCGGTGGCGGCGGACTCGCTGTCCGCCATCAAATACGCCACGGTAAAACCCGTACGCGACCATACCGGCCTGGCGGTCGATTTTGTGATTGAAGGGGACTACCCGCAGTACGGTAACAATGATGACCGCGTGGACAGCATTGCCTGTGACCTGGTGGAACGCTTTATGAAGAAAATTCAGGCGCTGCCGACCTACCGCAACGCGGTGCCGACCCAGTCGATCCTGACCATTACGTCGAATGTGGTCTACGGCCAGAAGACCGGCAATACGCCGGACGGACGCCGCGGCGGTACGCCATTCGCACCGGGCGCGAACCCGATGCACGGACGAGACAGGAAAGGGGCGGTGGCCTCGTTAACCTCTGTCGCTAAGCTGCCGTTCACCTATGCGAAAGACGGGATCTCTTACACCTTCTCCATCGTGCCTCAGGCGCTGGGCAAGGATGAGAGGGTGCGCAAAACCAACCTTGTCGGGCTGCTGGACGGGTATTTCCACCACGAAGCGGCCATTGAGGGGGGACAGCACCTCAACGTTAACGTCATGAACCGGGAGATGCTGATGGAGGCGATTGAGCACCCGGAGAACTATCCCAACCTGACCATTCGTGTCTCAGGGTATGCGGTGCGCTTTAATGCGCTGACGCGCGAGCAGCAGCAGGACGTGATCTCAAGGACGTTTACCCAGGCACTGTGA
- a CDS encoding Spy/CpxP family protein refolding chaperone yields MMKMTRITLVAASLVACSFAAQAADVEAAPSPAQDPLVQHLKLSNDQIKKIDALHQTLEQNVSKIPMTGVKDGALIEMFQTGKWDESTVKNQLAAFSKIEEQTRYYRVKYYFDVSQVLTAEQRKQVKTDMANALAN; encoded by the coding sequence ATGATGAAAATGACCCGTATCACCCTGGTTGCTGCCTCGCTGGTGGCGTGCAGTTTTGCCGCACAGGCCGCTGACGTTGAAGCTGCCCCCTCTCCGGCGCAGGATCCGCTGGTGCAACACCTCAAGCTGAGCAACGATCAGATTAAGAAGATCGACGCGCTGCATCAGACGCTGGAACAAAATGTCAGCAAGATCCCGATGACCGGCGTGAAAGATGGTGCGCTGATCGAGATGTTCCAGACAGGGAAATGGGATGAAAGCACGGTGAAAAACCAGCTTGCCGCGTTCAGTAAAATTGAAGAGCAGACCCGCTATTACCGCGTCAAATACTACTTTGATGTCAGCCAGGTTCTGACAGCGGAGCAGCGTAAACAGGTGAAAACCGATATGGCGAACGCGCTGGCTAACTGA
- a CDS encoding amino acid permease, giving the protein MDTATNSSVIVNDSPAAKRAGMSESEWQEAIKFDSTDTGWVIMSIGMAIGAGIVFLPVQVGLMGLWVFLLSSVIGYPAMYLFQRLFINTLAESPECKDYPSVISGYLGKNWGILLGALYFVMLVIWMFVYSTAITNDSASYLHTFGVTEGLLSENPFYGLFLICILVAISSRGEKLLFKVSSLMVLTKLFVVAALGLSMIGLWHLANVGMLPPVGLLIKNAIITLPFTLTSILFIQTLSPMVISYRSREKSVEVARHKALRAMNIAFAILFVTVFFYAVSFTLAMGHDEAVKAYEQNISALAIAAQFISGDGAGWVKIVSVILNIFAVMTAFFGVYLGFREATQGIVMNILRRKMPAEKINENTVQRGIMLFAILLAWSAIVLNAPVLSFTSICSPIFGMVGCLIPAWLVYKVPALHKYKGVSLVIIIITGLLLCVSPFLAFS; this is encoded by the coding sequence ATGGATACGGCAACAAACAGCAGTGTGATTGTGAACGATTCACCCGCGGCAAAGCGGGCAGGGATGAGTGAAAGCGAGTGGCAGGAGGCCATTAAATTCGACAGCACCGATACGGGCTGGGTCATCATGAGTATCGGAATGGCCATCGGCGCGGGGATTGTTTTTCTCCCGGTACAGGTGGGGCTGATGGGACTGTGGGTGTTTCTGCTTTCGTCAGTGATTGGCTATCCGGCCATGTACCTGTTTCAGCGGCTGTTTATTAACACGCTGGCAGAATCGCCGGAGTGCAAAGATTATCCAAGCGTCATCAGCGGCTACCTCGGTAAGAACTGGGGCATTTTATTAGGTGCGCTCTATTTCGTGATGCTGGTTATCTGGATGTTCGTCTACTCCACCGCCATCACCAACGACAGCGCCTCCTATTTACACACCTTCGGCGTGACGGAGGGGCTGCTCTCTGAAAATCCGTTCTACGGTCTGTTCCTGATCTGCATCCTGGTGGCGATCTCCTCCCGTGGCGAGAAACTGCTGTTTAAAGTCTCCAGCCTGATGGTGCTGACCAAGTTATTTGTGGTGGCGGCGCTCGGGTTGTCGATGATTGGCCTCTGGCATTTAGCCAACGTGGGCATGCTGCCACCCGTGGGGCTACTCATTAAAAACGCGATTATCACGTTGCCGTTTACCTTAACGTCGATTCTGTTTATTCAGACATTAAGCCCGATGGTGATCTCCTATCGTTCACGCGAAAAATCGGTTGAAGTGGCGCGCCATAAAGCGCTGCGGGCGATGAACATCGCCTTCGCGATACTCTTCGTGACGGTCTTTTTCTACGCGGTCTCGTTCACCCTGGCAATGGGGCATGATGAGGCAGTCAAAGCCTACGAACAGAATATTTCCGCACTGGCAATTGCCGCGCAGTTTATCAGTGGCGACGGTGCCGGCTGGGTCAAAATTGTCAGCGTTATCCTGAATATTTTTGCCGTCATGACCGCGTTCTTCGGCGTGTACCTGGGCTTTCGTGAAGCGACGCAGGGCATTGTGATGAACATTCTGCGCCGCAAAATGCCGGCAGAGAAAATCAACGAAAACACCGTACAGCGCGGCATCATGCTGTTTGCCATTCTGCTGGCATGGAGCGCGATTGTGTTAAACGCGCCGGTACTGAGCTTCACCTCTATTTGCAGCCCCATCTTCGGCATGGTGGGGTGTTTGATTCCGGCGTGGCTGGTCTACAAAGTGCCGGCGCTGCACAAATATAAAGGCGTGTCGCTGGTGATCATTATCATCACCGGTCTGCTGCTGTGTGTTTCTCCTTTCCTCGCGTTTTCTTAA
- a CDS encoding serine dehydratase subunit alpha family protein, giving the protein MSEQTQSLWNQFIRAVQEEVKPALGCTEPISLALACAMAAELLPGDVTQIEAWVSPNLMKNGLGVTVPGTGMVGLPIAAALGAIGGNAHAGLEVLKDATADALVRAKALLDAGQVQVKLQEPCDDILYSRACVHAGQASAMVTIAGGHTRVVEIVCQGETRFTLDSQPDERNDDPLAVLSNATLSQILEFVEQVPFDAIRFILAAGQLNDALSREGLSGKWGLHIGATLNKQRARGWIAQDLGSDIVIRTSAASDARMGGATLPAMSNSGSGNQGITATMPVVVVAEHVQADDERLARALMLSHLSAIYIHAQLPRLSALCAATTAAMGAAAGMAWLMGGSYQTLSMAISSMIGDVSGMICDGASNSCAMKVSTSVGSAWKAVMMALDDSAVTGNEGIVAHDVEQSIANLCSLACRAMQATDRQIIEIMARKV; this is encoded by the coding sequence ATGTCAGAGCAAACTCAATCTTTATGGAATCAATTTATTCGGGCGGTGCAGGAGGAAGTTAAACCTGCACTGGGGTGTACCGAGCCGATCTCTCTGGCGCTGGCTTGTGCGATGGCCGCGGAGCTTCTGCCGGGTGACGTCACACAGATTGAGGCGTGGGTTTCACCGAATCTGATGAAAAATGGCCTTGGCGTGACGGTACCTGGCACCGGGATGGTTGGGTTGCCGATTGCGGCGGCACTGGGGGCCATTGGCGGCAACGCGCACGCCGGGCTGGAGGTACTGAAAGATGCCACTGCTGATGCGCTGGTGCGTGCCAAAGCGCTGCTGGACGCCGGACAGGTGCAGGTCAAGCTGCAGGAGCCGTGCGATGACATCCTCTACTCCCGCGCCTGCGTTCACGCCGGACAGGCCTCGGCGATGGTGACCATCGCCGGTGGGCATACGCGGGTGGTGGAGATTGTCTGTCAGGGCGAAACCCGCTTTACGCTTGATTCTCAACCCGACGAGAGGAACGACGATCCGCTGGCGGTACTTTCAAACGCCACGCTATCGCAGATCCTTGAGTTTGTGGAGCAGGTGCCGTTTGACGCGATCCGCTTTATCCTGGCTGCCGGACAATTAAATGATGCGCTCTCCCGTGAAGGTTTAAGCGGAAAATGGGGGCTGCATATTGGCGCGACGCTCAATAAGCAGCGCGCTCGCGGATGGATAGCGCAGGACCTGGGCTCGGATATTGTCATTCGCACCAGCGCGGCCTCGGACGCCCGAATGGGCGGGGCGACGCTGCCGGCAATGAGCAATTCCGGATCGGGCAACCAGGGGATCACGGCCACCATGCCGGTTGTGGTGGTGGCGGAACATGTCCAGGCGGATGATGAACGTCTTGCCCGGGCGCTGATGCTTTCACACCTTTCGGCTATTTATATCCACGCCCAGCTTCCGCGCCTGTCGGCGCTGTGTGCGGCTACCACGGCGGCGATGGGGGCGGCGGCAGGCATGGCCTGGCTGATGGGCGGAAGCTATCAGACGCTCTCAATGGCAATCAGCAGCATGATTGGCGATGTCAGCGGGATGATCTGCGATGGCGCGTCCAACAGTTGTGCCATGAAGGTCTCAACCAGCGTCGGCAGTGCCTGGAAAGCGGTGATGATGGCGCTGGATGATTCGGCGGTAACGGGCAATGAAGGGATTGTGGCGCACGATGTGGAGCAGTCGATCGCGAACCTGTGTTCGCTGGCGTGCCGCGCCATGCAGGCGACGGACCGGCAGATTATTGAGATTATGGCACGTAAAGTGTAA
- a CDS encoding pirin family protein, protein MITTRTAKQCGQADFGWLQARYTFSFGHYFDPKLLGYASLRVLNQEVLAPGASFQPRTYPKVDILNLILEGEAEYRDSEGNHVQAKAGEALLISTQPGISYSEHNLSKDKTLTRMQLWLDACPERENPLVQKLDLTGDRQQLIASPDGSQGSLQLRQQVWLHHIELKKGEQASFQLHGPRAYLQSIHGTVHAVTHTEEKEALTCGDGAFIRDEANITLVADSPLRALLIDLPV, encoded by the coding sequence ATGATTACGACAAGAACAGCTAAACAGTGCGGACAAGCCGATTTCGGTTGGCTGCAGGCCCGCTACACCTTTTCCTTTGGACACTACTTTGACCCTAAACTGCTCGGTTACGCTTCATTGCGCGTATTGAATCAGGAAGTGCTCGCCCCAGGCGCGTCCTTCCAGCCGCGTACGTACCCGAAAGTCGATATCCTGAACCTGATCCTGGAAGGCGAAGCAGAATACCGCGACAGCGAGGGCAATCATGTTCAGGCGAAGGCCGGCGAAGCATTATTAATCTCCACGCAGCCGGGCATCAGTTACAGCGAGCATAACCTCAGCAAAGACAAAACGCTGACCCGTATGCAGCTGTGGCTGGATGCCTGCCCTGAGCGGGAAAACCCGCTGGTACAGAAGTTAGATTTGACGGGCGACAGGCAGCAGCTGATAGCCTCCCCGGACGGCAGTCAAGGCAGCCTGCAGTTGCGCCAGCAGGTGTGGTTGCACCATATCGAACTGAAGAAAGGGGAACAGGCGAGCTTCCAGCTTCATGGTCCGCGCGCCTATCTGCAATCGATTCACGGTACGGTGCATGCGGTGACGCATACGGAAGAGAAAGAAGCGCTCACCTGCGGTGACGGGGCGTTTATTCGCGACGAAGCGAATATCACGCTGGTTGCTGATTCGCCGCTGCGCGCGCTGTTAATTGATTTACCGGTTTAA
- a CDS encoding LysR family transcriptional regulator: protein MAKERALTLEALRVMDAIDRRGSFAAAADELGRVPSALSYTMQKLEEELDVVLFDRSGHRTKFTNVGRMLLERGRVLLEAADKLTTDAEALARGWETHLTLVTEALVPTEALFPLVNRLADKANTQLSIITEVLAGAWERLETGRADIVIAPDMHFRSSSEINSRKLYSVMNVYVAAPDHPIHQEPEPLSEVTRVKYRGVAVADTARERPVLTVQLLDKQPRLTVTSLEDKRQALLAGLGVATMPYPFVEKDIAEGRLRVVSPEYTSEVDIIMAWRRDSMGEAKSWCLREIPKLFAHHNK, encoded by the coding sequence ATGGCTAAAGAGAGAGCATTGACGCTTGAGGCGCTTCGCGTCATGGACGCAATTGATCGGCGTGGCAGTTTTGCCGCGGCGGCAGATGAACTGGGGCGCGTTCCGTCTGCGCTCAGCTATACCATGCAGAAGCTGGAGGAAGAGCTGGACGTGGTGCTCTTTGACCGCTCCGGTCATCGAACAAAATTCACTAACGTCGGACGGATGCTGCTGGAGCGTGGTCGCGTCCTGCTGGAAGCGGCGGACAAGCTGACGACGGACGCCGAAGCGCTGGCGCGCGGCTGGGAAACCCATCTGACGCTGGTGACGGAAGCGCTGGTGCCCACCGAGGCGCTGTTCCCGCTGGTGAACCGGCTGGCCGACAAAGCAAACACCCAGTTATCGATCATCACCGAGGTGCTGGCCGGGGCCTGGGAGCGACTGGAGACGGGCAGGGCGGATATCGTCATTGCCCCGGATATGCACTTCCGTTCCTCATCTGAAATCAACTCCCGCAAGCTCTACAGCGTGATGAACGTCTATGTCGCCGCACCCGATCATCCGATTCACCAGGAGCCGGAGCCGCTCTCGGAAGTGACTCGGGTGAAATACCGCGGGGTCGCGGTCGCAGATACCGCACGCGAGCGTCCGGTGTTAACGGTGCAGTTGTTGGATAAACAACCGCGTCTGACCGTCACATCGCTTGAAGACAAACGTCAGGCGTTGCTGGCGGGCCTGGGCGTGGCAACAATGCCGTATCCGTTTGTCGAAAAAGATATTGCAGAAGGGCGGCTACGCGTGGTCAGCCCGGAGTACACCAGCGAAGTGGACATCATTATGGCGTGGCGGCGCGACAGCATGGGTGAGGCCAAATCGTGGTGCCTGCGCGAAATACCCAAGCTCTTTGCCCATCACAACAAATAA
- a CDS encoding DUF805 domain-containing protein: MDWYLKVLRNYIGFGGRARRKEYWMFVLVNFILIMVLGIIDKILGWERAGGEGVLTTIYGLLVLLPSWAVLFRRLHDTDRSAWWLLLLLIPIVGWLVILVFNCQAGTPGENRFGPDPKLNA, encoded by the coding sequence ATGGACTGGTATTTAAAAGTACTGCGCAACTACATTGGATTTGGTGGCCGCGCTCGCCGTAAAGAGTACTGGATGTTCGTTCTGGTGAACTTCATCCTCATCATGGTGCTGGGCATTATCGATAAAATTCTCGGCTGGGAACGAGCCGGCGGTGAAGGTGTTCTCACCACGATTTACGGCCTGCTGGTCCTGCTTCCCTCATGGGCCGTACTGTTCCGACGGCTACACGATACCGATCGTTCAGCCTGGTGGTTACTGCTGCTGCTGATCCCGATTGTGGGCTGGCTGGTCATTCTGGTCTTCAACTGCCAGGCCGGCACGCCGGGCGAAAACCGCTTCGGGCCCGATCCAAAACTCAACGCATAA